CGTTGCATAATAAATCGCTTGGCAAAAAATCTTCTGGCAGGCGGAATCAACAGCAACAGTCCAATGGTGTCGGTAATAAATCCAGGGATCAGTAAAAACAAACCGCCAAGAAAAATGAACAGACCTTCCATCATCTCGGTTTCTGGCACCTGCCCAGCGGCCAAGTTTTGTTGCGCTCTTTGCATGGTTGCAATTCCTTGACTCTTCATCAGCCAAGCACCGGCAATAGCGGTAAAGATGGTTAACAAAATGGTTGGTAAAGCGCCAATCACGCTTCCAACCTTAATCAGAACATAGAGCTCCACCAAGGGTACCAACAAAAACATCAGGAAGAAAAATCTAAACATACCGGTCTCTTTTTAGGGTTCATTTACTCAACAAATCAAATCGCCTTATGGCAACTTTGGGTTTGGACAAAATTTAGGATAGAATTGGGCTCAGCTCTACAATAATAAGAATACGTTTGAAACATTAGAAAGACTATCGACTTAGATAGCATCTTTCCTAATTTTTAAGATAATAACAAAATAGACATTTTCAAGGCGCCACTATGATAAATTCCACTTTTCGTTCGATATTAAGACTGCTTTTGTTGTCTTTTGGATTATTCACACTCTCGGCAAATGCAAGCGCCGATGATGAACTTCTAGATGTTAACCAAGCATTTCAGCTGGCTACACCTGAAGTTAAAAGTGGCGAAATCGATCTTCACTGGACAATTGCCAAGGATTATCACCTATACAAACAACGCGTCTCCATTTCCTCAAATGATTTAAAACTGGGCACACCGACTTTCAGCCCTGCCGTCATCAAAGATGATGCTGTATTTGGTAAAACAGAAGTTTTCTTAAACAAACTGGATATCCAACAACCTTTCGAAGCGACCAAGCTTTCAAAAGCAACCATCACTGTAAAATACCAAGGCTGCGCCGACAAGCTGGGGGTTTGTTACCCACCGCAAACACGTCAAATTACAATTGACATCCCTGCCGCAAGTCGCTCTAACAGTTTGGGTAGTCTGAACGATATGTTGTCAGACAGCAATGATGATGGCGCTCTACTCCCAGCGGATAAAGCATTTGCCTTCTCTAGCCACCAAGATAGCAATGGAAACTTAGTTCTCACCTTTAAAGTAGCGAACGGATACCACCTTTACCAAAACAAGATTAAAGCATCTGTGTTAAACGGCCCTGCTCAACTCGGCACACTAGAGCTACCTAAAGCAGAACCTAGCAATGATCCAGTATTTGGCGATACGTTGGTTTACAAAACGGATTTCGAAGCAAAACTTCCTGTTTCCAACTTAACGGCAAACAGCACGATTCAAATCACCTACCAAGGTTGCTCTGACTTGGCTGGCGTATGCTACCCGCCGGAGAAGAAACAAGTCACTCTTTCTGCAAACTCAGCAAGCGCGACAACTGCATCTTCGGCGACCAGTAATTCTGCTGCCCCAATCTCTGAAACGGATCAAATCACACAAACGCTACAACACAGCTCGGTATGGATTGTTATTGGTACTTTCTTCCTGTTTGGACTACTACTTTCCCTAACCCCTTGTGTGTTCCCGATGATCCCAATTCTATCAAGCATCATCGTCGGTCAAGGCGACAGCTTAACCACTCGTAAAGCATTCATCATGTCACTGGTGTACGTATTGGCAATGTCTGTTACCTACACAGTTGCAGGCGTACTGGCTGGACTGTTTGGTGAAAACCTACAAGTCATGTTCCAAAACCCATGGATTATCGGCAGTTTCGCCCTAATCTTTGTTCTACTGTCATTCTCGATGTTTGGTTTCTACGAACTACAACTTCCTAGCGCCCTACAATCCAAAATCACAAACCTATCCAACAAACAACAAGGCGGTACGTTAACCGGTGTCGCGATCATGGGCTTCTTGTCCGCCTTGATTGTAGGGCCTTGTGTCGCACCACCACTAGCCGGAGCACTAATTTATATCGGTCAAACCGGTGATGCTCTACTAGGCGGTACGGCTCTATTTGCCATGAGCATCGGTATGGGCGTACCGCTACTGCTACTTGGAACGTCGGCCGGGAAACTACTACCGAAAGCAGGCATGTGGATGGAAAATGTCAAAGCCGTATTTGGTGTATTGATGCTAGGGGTTGCCATCTGGATGGCAGACCGTATTCTTCCAGAAAGCGTCACCATGGTTCTTTGGGCAACGCTTCTGATGGGTTCTGCCATTTACCTTGGTGCGCTTGAACCAATCGGTGAAAAATCCGGCTGGTCAAAGCTGGCGAAATCCATCGGATTTATCCTTATGACTTACGGTGTCATCCTATTTATCGGCTTAGCTGGTGGCAGTAAAGATGCATTGCAACCTTTGAAAGTTTATCAAGGTGGTGCAGATGGCTCTTCTGCCGCCGCAGAACAACACCTGGCTTTTAAAAGAGTCGCCACACTTGACGAACTGAAGGCAGAAGTCGCCAAAGGGCAGCCTATCATGCTCGACTTCTATGCAGACTGGTGCGTTAGCTGCAAGGAAATGGAGAAATTCACATTTTCCGATCCAGGTATCATGCAACAACTTAAAGGTGTAACACTACTTCAAGCAGACGTAACCGCCAACAACGAGAACGATAAAGCGCTAATGAAAGCATTCGGCATTATCGGACCACCGGCCATCCTATTCTTCAAAGATGGTCAGGAAGCTAGACAAAGCCGTGTTATTGGCTTTCAAAAACCAGAACAGTTCTCAAAAAACATTCAAACCTCATTCAACTAAAACACCCCCAACCTGGTAGATTTTCAAAAATCTGCCAGGTTGGGATCATGCTTTTTACCGACAAAATCCCCCTTCTTGTACTCAAACACCACTTTCAAAACATTTCACGCATTTTCAATAGACTTTTAACGAGTTTCGGTATCGTTTTTATTGATATTTAGGTATAATTTCAAAAATTTATAAACAACTTATTCTTCAAAATCCTAGGGTGTATTCATGGCAAACATTTTGGTACTGAACGGTCCCAACCTTAATATGCTTGGCAAGCGTGAACCTGAACATTACGGTAGACAAACCCTATCCGGCATTATCGAAGAACTTGAAACCTTGGCGGATGAGTATGAAGTTCGTCTGCATCACTTCCAAAGCAATGCGGAACACGAACTGGTTGAGCGCGTACAAGAAGCATTGGATGAGAAAATTGATTTCATATTGATTAACCCCGCTGCTTTCACGCACACTAGCGTCGCACTTCGTGACGCAATGGCAACTGTCAAAATCCCATTTATTGAAATACACCTGTCAAATATTCACAAACGTGAAGATTTTCGCCAGCACTCCTTCTTTTCAGACCTAGCGGAAGGTGTTATCGCAGGTTTAGGGCCAATCGGCTATCAATTGGCACTGGCTGCCGCAGTTGAAAAACTGAAATGATATGACAACAGAATCACATGAACTTAATTTTAAATATTAATTAGAGGAACTCCGAAGATGGACATTCGATCAATTCGCAAGCTTATCGAAATCGTAGAACAATCCGATATTGCCGAAATCGAAATTAAAGAAGGTGAACACAACATTCGCATTACACGTAGTCAGGAGCCTGTTTATATGCAAGCACCGACTATGGTACCTCAAGCAATGATGCACGCCCCAGCTCCTGCTGCCGCTGCACCAGTGCAAGAGCCTTCTGCTCCTGCCGCTGCGCCAGAAGTTTCTGGTCACAAAGTAGCATCTCCAATGGTCGGAACTTTCTACTCAGCACCTTCACCAGATGCCGCTGCTTTCGTTAAGGTCGGCGACAAAGTTTCTGAAGGCGACACGCTGTGTATTATCGAAGCGATGAAAATCATGAACCCAATCGAAGCGGATAAGTCTGGAACAGTCAAACAAGTATTGGTTCAGAACGCTGAACCAGTTGAGTTTGGTCAAACTCTATTCGTTATTGAATAATCAGACTCCGCGGAGAAGCTATGATTGAAAAAATACTAATCGCGAACCGTGGTGAAATCGCCCTTCGCGTCTTACGTGCCTGCAAAGAAATGGGCATTAAGACCGTTGCGGTTCATTCCACCGCTGACGCTAACTTAAAACACGTCCTCCTTGCGGATGAGTCTGTCTGTATCGGGCCTGCACCTTCTTCAGAAAGTTATTTGAACGTTCCTGCCATCATTGCAGCGGCAGAGATTACCGACGCAGAAGCCATCCACCCAGGCTATGGTTTCCTATCAGAAAACGCAGACTTTGCAGAGCGCGTTGAGGAAAGTGGTTTTGTCTTCATCGGCCCTAAAGCCGAAACTATCCGCATCATGGGTGACAAAGTTTCTGCCATTAAAGCAATGGTTGCAGCTGGCGTTCCTACTGTTCCGGGTTCAGGCGGACCTTTGGGCGACAATGATGACGAAAACAAACGCATGGCAAAAGAAATTGGCTACCCAATCATCATCAAAGCATCCGGCGGTGGCGGTGGGCGCGGTATGCGCGTGGTTCATACTGAGGCCAACCTGATTAAATCCATCCAGTTGACCAAATCAGAAGCGGGTAGCTTCTTTGGCAACCCAGAAGTTTATATGGAGAAATTCCTAGAAAACCCTCGCCACATCGAAATTCAGGTATTGGCTGACGGTCAAGGAAATGCTGTCCATCTTGGCGAGCGTGATTGTTCCATGCAACGTCGCCATCAAAAAGTGGTCGAAGAAGCTCCGGCACCAGGCATTACCGATGAACAACGCAATAGAATCGGTACTGCTTGCGTAAACGCTTGTATTGAAATCGGCTACCGTGGCGCGGGAACGTTTGAGTTCCTATATGAAAATGGCGAGTTTTATTTCATCGAAATGAACACTCGTCTTCAGGTAGAACACCCAGTCACAGAACAAGTAACTGGTGTCGACTTAGTTAAAGAACAAATCAAAATCGCTATGGGTGAACCTTTGTCGCTTAGACAAGAAGACATTGAAATTCGTGGTCATGCGATTGAATGCCGTATCAACGCGGAAAACCCTGCGAAAAACTTCATTCCTTCCCCAGGCACAATCGACAGATTGCACTTGGCTGGTGGATTAGGCGTTCGTTGGGATTCCCACATTTATACAGGCTATCCGGTTCCGCCAAATTACGATTCCATGATTGGAAAACTGATTTGCTACGGTAATGATCGCCAAACGGCTATCAGCCGCATGGATGTTGCCCTTCAAGAACTGATTATCAAAGGGATTGAAACCAATATCCACATGCAAC
This portion of the Hydrogenovibrio marinus genome encodes:
- the dsbD gene encoding protein-disulfide reductase DsbD, with translation MINSTFRSILRLLLLSFGLFTLSANASADDELLDVNQAFQLATPEVKSGEIDLHWTIAKDYHLYKQRVSISSNDLKLGTPTFSPAVIKDDAVFGKTEVFLNKLDIQQPFEATKLSKATITVKYQGCADKLGVCYPPQTRQITIDIPAASRSNSLGSLNDMLSDSNDDGALLPADKAFAFSSHQDSNGNLVLTFKVANGYHLYQNKIKASVLNGPAQLGTLELPKAEPSNDPVFGDTLVYKTDFEAKLPVSNLTANSTIQITYQGCSDLAGVCYPPEKKQVTLSANSASATTASSATSNSAAPISETDQITQTLQHSSVWIVIGTFFLFGLLLSLTPCVFPMIPILSSIIVGQGDSLTTRKAFIMSLVYVLAMSVTYTVAGVLAGLFGENLQVMFQNPWIIGSFALIFVLLSFSMFGFYELQLPSALQSKITNLSNKQQGGTLTGVAIMGFLSALIVGPCVAPPLAGALIYIGQTGDALLGGTALFAMSIGMGVPLLLLGTSAGKLLPKAGMWMENVKAVFGVLMLGVAIWMADRILPESVTMVLWATLLMGSAIYLGALEPIGEKSGWSKLAKSIGFILMTYGVILFIGLAGGSKDALQPLKVYQGGADGSSAAAEQHLAFKRVATLDELKAEVAKGQPIMLDFYADWCVSCKEMEKFTFSDPGIMQQLKGVTLLQADVTANNENDKALMKAFGIIGPPAILFFKDGQEARQSRVIGFQKPEQFSKNIQTSFN
- a CDS encoding FxsA family protein, whose amino-acid sequence is MFRFFFLMFLLVPLVELYVLIKVGSVIGALPTILLTIFTAIAGAWLMKSQGIATMQRAQQNLAAGQVPETEMMEGLFIFLGGLFLLIPGFITDTIGLLLLIPPARRFFAKRFIMQRQSNYARYHGQDGNVYEAEWTVAKDGHVKQVHVTYDTNQSDAIEGEVLDSDDSSKKHDK
- the accB gene encoding acetyl-CoA carboxylase biotin carboxyl carrier protein, which gives rise to MDIRSIRKLIEIVEQSDIAEIEIKEGEHNIRITRSQEPVYMQAPTMVPQAMMHAPAPAAAAPVQEPSAPAAAPEVSGHKVASPMVGTFYSAPSPDAAAFVKVGDKVSEGDTLCIIEAMKIMNPIEADKSGTVKQVLVQNAEPVEFGQTLFVIE
- the accC gene encoding acetyl-CoA carboxylase biotin carboxylase subunit; the encoded protein is MIEKILIANRGEIALRVLRACKEMGIKTVAVHSTADANLKHVLLADESVCIGPAPSSESYLNVPAIIAAAEITDAEAIHPGYGFLSENADFAERVEESGFVFIGPKAETIRIMGDKVSAIKAMVAAGVPTVPGSGGPLGDNDDENKRMAKEIGYPIIIKASGGGGGRGMRVVHTEANLIKSIQLTKSEAGSFFGNPEVYMEKFLENPRHIEIQVLADGQGNAVHLGERDCSMQRRHQKVVEEAPAPGITDEQRNRIGTACVNACIEIGYRGAGTFEFLYENGEFYFIEMNTRLQVEHPVTEQVTGVDLVKEQIKIAMGEPLSLRQEDIEIRGHAIECRINAENPAKNFIPSPGTIDRLHLAGGLGVRWDSHIYTGYPVPPNYDSMIGKLICYGNDRQTAISRMDVALQELIIKGIETNIHMQREIMNDAGFCEGGQNIHYLEHRLEHLV
- the aroQ gene encoding type II 3-dehydroquinate dehydratase, whose translation is MANILVLNGPNLNMLGKREPEHYGRQTLSGIIEELETLADEYEVRLHHFQSNAEHELVERVQEALDEKIDFILINPAAFTHTSVALRDAMATVKIPFIEIHLSNIHKREDFRQHSFFSDLAEGVIAGLGPIGYQLALAAAVEKLK